One window of Haemorhous mexicanus isolate bHaeMex1 chromosome 16, bHaeMex1.pri, whole genome shotgun sequence genomic DNA carries:
- the LOC132334979 gene encoding serine/threonine-protein kinase pim-1-like, with the protein MNYCLKSLQSRASETDDWYPHTLRPAHATSRKAPLGGAAPCPPLPGPPWFRLRRALSVLAVAPLEELLALVLAEQHGLLAPPGAGSGPAAAEAPAPKEAPAAVPPAAAPLPLGSRPVADSVAGSFPAPSSASRQLGRPPRAAAARGGWASSSAPGGRVPRAEEREREETGPVGGGRRAAGSGRGAQPAARLGSQVAIKRVSRDRISEWARLQNGALVPLELALLWMVSWPGFRGVVRLLDWFEVPEGFALVMERPERCQDLWYFLHERRFLTEPVARGLFRQVLEAVRHCSSRGVLHRDIKAKNVLVDLATGETKLIDFGCGTILQDTFYTQMSGTPEYSPPEWILFGCYHGQPATIWSLGILLYELVCGHLPFHTNEDIIRGQLCFPARVSQECQHLIRWCLCMDPTDRPSLEDVFEHSWLQEPCLAQETAEMHPCAQ; encoded by the exons ATGAATTACTGCCTCAAGTCCCTTCAATCCAGAGCCAGTGAAACCGACGACTGGTACCCCCACACCTTGAG GCCGGCTCATGCCACGTCCCGCAAGGCGCCCctcggcggggccgccccgtGCCCGCCCCTGCCCGGCCCGCCGTGGTTCCGCCTCCGCCGGGCTCTCTCCGTACTGGCTGTGGCGCCGCTGGAAGAGCTGCTCGCTCTGGTGCTGGCGGAGCAGCACGGTCTTTTGGCTCCGCCTGGCGCGGGCTCTGGCCCAGCCGCGGCCGAGGCCCCGGCCCCGAAAGAAGCCCCTGCCGCTGTTCCGCCCGCAGCCGCCCCGCTGCCGCTCGGCTCCCGCCCCGTGGCCGACAGCGTCGCCGGCAGCTTCCCCGCTCCGAGCTCCGCCTCTCGCCAGCTCGGCCGCCCGCCCCGAGCCGCCGCAGCCCGGGGCGGCTGGGCAAGCAGCAGCGCGCCGGGCGGGCGGGTGCCCCGAGCAGAAGAGCGGGAGCGCG AAGAGACGGGGCCGGTCGgaggggggcggcgggcggcgggcagCGGCCGAGGAGCTCAGCCCGCCGCTCGCCTTGGCTCGCAGGTGGCCATCAAGCGAGTGTCCCGGGACCGCATCTCGGAGTGGGCGCggctg CAGAACGGCGCCCttgtgcccctggagctggcgCTGCTGTGGATGGTGTCGTGGCCTGGCTTCCGCGGCGTCGTGCGGCTCCTGGACTGGTTCGAGGTGCCCGAGGGCTTCGCGCTGGTCATGGAGCGTCCGGAGCGCTGTCAGGACCTCTGGTACTTCCTGCACGAGCGGCGCTTCCTGACGGAGCCCGTGGCGCGGGGgctgttccgccaggtgctggaggccgtgcggcactgcaGCAGCCGCGGCGTCCTGCACCGCGACATCAAGGCCAAGAACGTCCTCGTGGACCTGGCCACAGGCGAGACGAAGCTCATCGACTTCGGGTGCGGCACGATCCTCCAGGACACGTTCTACACCCAGATGTCAG GAACGCCGGAGTACAGCCCACCAGAGTGGATCCTCTTTGGCTGCTACCATGGCCAGCCAGCCACCATCTGGTCCTTGGGCATCCTGCTCTATGAGCTGGTCTGCGGGCACCTTCCTTTCCACACCAATGAGGACATCATCCGGGGCCAGCTTTGCTTCCCCGCCCGAGTGTCTCAAG agtGCCAGCACCTCATCAGGTGGTGTTTATGCATGGACCCCACAGACAGACCATCACTGGAGGACGTTTTTGAGCATtcttggctgcaggagccctgtcTGGCCCAGGAGACAGCAGAGATGCATCCCTGTGCACAGTAG